A genomic region of Anopheles coustani chromosome 3, idAnoCousDA_361_x.2, whole genome shotgun sequence contains the following coding sequences:
- the LOC131259984 gene encoding RAC serine/threonine-protein kinase, with product MSKTVPNLHAIAIQTPSSLKAEIMPAPATTATVVKEGWLYKRGEHIKTWRSRYFILKSDGTLDGYKTRPDLKTLAEKSNEFTVRGCQIMSIDRPRPFTFIIRGLQWTTVIERMFHVDDEEERKGWVDAIRSVANKLNEEEMYQTDPPMPPDDDCEMGSIAEDELLSERTTVFGTSTDRVSGRMKVTLENFEFLKVLGKGTFGKVILCREKSTAKLYAIKILKKDVIIQKDEVAHTMAENRVLKTTNHPFLISLKYSFQTVDRLCFVMQYVNGGELFFHLSRERIFPEDRTRFYAAEIISALGYLHSHGIIYRDLKLENLLLDKDGHIKIADFGLCKEDITYGRTTKTFCGTPEYLAPEVLEDNDYGHAVDWWGTGVVMYEMICGRLPFYNRDHDILFTLILMEEVKFPRNISPNARSLLSGLLVKNPKQRLGGGPDDAKEIMAHPFFASINWMDLVHKRITPPFKPQVTSDTDTRYFDKEFTGESVELTPSDNNGPLGAIQEEPHFSEFSYQDMASTMNTPSFINSNYSHHSSNSNHSNHSNHSHHSGTDRYPPMQ from the exons ATGTCCAAAACGGTACCAAATTTGCACGCGATCGCAATCCAAACGCCATCGTCGCTGAAGGCCGAGATCATGCCGGCCCCGGCCACGACCGCCACGGTGGTGAAGGAGGGCTGGCTTTACAAACGGGGCGAACATATCAAGACATGGCGCTCGCGGTACTTCATCCTGAAGAGCGACGGCACGCTCGATGGCTACAAGACCCGGCCGGACCTGAAAACGTTGGCCGAGAAGTCGAACGAGTTCACCGTGCGTGGCTGCCAGATTATGTCGATCGACCGACCGCGACCGTTCACGTTCATCATACGCGGGCTCCAGTGGACGACAGTGATCGAGCGGATGTTCCACgtggacgacgaggaggagcgCAAGGGATGGGTCGATGCGATCCGTAGCGTCGCGAACAAGCTGAACGAGGAGGAAATGTACCAGACGGACCCGCCCATGCCACCGGACGACGACTGCGAGATGGGCTCAATCGCTGAGGACGAGCTGCTGAGCGAACGGACCACGGTGTTCGGAACGTCCACGGATCGCGTCAGCGGCAGAATGAAGGTG ACATTGGAGAATTTCGAGTTCCTCAAAGTGCTCGGTAAGGGTACGTTCGGAAAGGTGATTCTGTGCCGCGAAAAAAGCACCGCCAAGCTGTACGCTATCAAAATCCTGAAGAAGGACGTCATCATCCAAAAGGACGAGGTCGCCCACACGATGGCCGAAAATCGTGTACTGAAAACCACAAACCATCCGTTCCTGATT TCGTTGAAATATTCGTTTCAAACCGTCGATCGTCTGTGCTTCGTGATGCAGTACGTCAATGGGGGTGAACTATTCTTCCATCTAAGCCGCGAGCGAATTTTCCCCGAAGATCGTACCCGGTTCTACGCGGCAGAAATCATCTCTGCGCTTGG gTATCTACACTCGCACGGCATAATCTATCGAGATTTGAAGCTAGAAAACCTACTGCTGGACAAGGATGGCCACATCAAGATCGCCGATTTCGGCCTGTGCAAAGAGGACATCACGTACGGCCGGACGACGAAAACGTTCTGCGGTACGCCGGAGTACCTCGCGCCGGAGGTGCTGGAAGACAACGACTATGGGCACGCGGTCGACTGGTGGGGTACCGGTGTAGTCATGTACGAGATGATTTGCGGCCGGCTACCGTTCTACAATCGCGATCACGACATCCTGTTCACGCTGATCCTGATGGAAGAGGTTAAGTTCCCGCGAAACATCAGCCCGAACGCGCGCAGTCTGCTGAGTGGGCTGTTGGTGAAGAATCCGAAACAGCGGCTCGGTGGTGGTCCGGATGACGCGAAGGAGATTATGGCCCATCCGTTCTTCGCCAGCATCAACTGGATGGATCTGGTGCACAAGCGCATCACGCCGCCGTTCAAGCCGCAGGTCACGAGCGACACCGACACGCGCTATTTCGACAAGGAGTTTACGGGCGAAAGCGTTGAGCTGACCCCGTCGGACAATAATGGACCGCTGGGTGCAATTCAGGAGGAGCCGCATTTTTCAGAG TTCAGCTACCAGGACATGGCGTCCACGATGAACACGCCTAGCTTTATCAACTCGAACTATTCGCACCATTCGAGCAACTCGAACCATTCGAACCACTCGAACCATTCGCACCACTCCGGTACCGACCGATATCCTCCGATGCAGTGA
- the LOC131272835 gene encoding zinc finger protein 70-like yields MNEPVEKSREKIKCVICLCSPSTTLSFTTPIDVEGTQIYCGVMYKRFIGLEDDAIGNISRNDLKLCLICFTKLNTCYVFQQQAIKSAKHLLDISFMCKNTIVSSTSENEPNIDGTIVEFNSEIVHLACVEGAPEDGNIGHQIQDAYGTNCLEVLEETESDPLVHGTCNEETFEEEYLVESDELEHNINNQQWNPEKCSSTYSETGGTDSHIDNIEPHEDWPDDKTEADKEQRNIATVQAEPCASCVQSRHHMPTLRHHFLESHCMRKADNQLHCTICQRNFKSRKTYIQHLPIHQSYSLYVCRFCSQSFRYQHHQKRHELTHSKEKPYGCKLCPKTFPTKHDLRNHIAQHNEMANNRCDVCSVRFKTLKSLKIHKLKQHDQVAKFFEPYACEHCGKMLYSQTAATYHANYKCNKQSTEAGTFFIRCAICKRQFGTRTQLETHLEAEHTTEEQQILIDGRKSVHHECDVCGRRFSQGITLRRHKLRHEGIKPYQCDHCQRRFTQKGTLKTHLRTHTNEKPYLCPVCGDSFRSAGTLRNHRIRRCGSGES; encoded by the exons ATGAACGAACCTGTAGAGAAATCTCGAGAAAAGataaaatgtgtaatttgtttgtgttctcCATCGACAACGTTGTCATTTACCACACCGATCGACGTGGAGGGAACTCAAATTTATTGTGGCGTTATGTACAAAAGATTTATCGGATTGGAA GACGATGCAATCGGAAACATCAGTCGCAATGATCTCAAACTGTGTCTTATTTGCTTCACTAAGCTCAATACGTGCTACGTATTTCAACAACAAGCCATAAAGTCGGCTAAACATTTGCTAGACATCTCATTTATGTGCAAAAATACTATCGTTTCCTCGACATCAGAAAACGAACCAAATATTGATGGAACAATCGTGGAGTTCAATAGCGAAATCGTTCATCTAGCTTGTGTTGAAGGAGCACCAGAAGACGGAAACATTGGCCACCAAATTCAAGATGCATATGGAACTAATTGCCTTGAGGTACTCGAAGAAACCGAATCCGACCCATTGGTACATGGGACGTGTAACGAAGAAACATTCGAGGAGGAATATCTAGTTGAATCGGATGAATTAGAGCATAACATCAACAATCAGCAATGGAATCCGGAGAAATGTTCATCTACATACTCCGAAACGGGAGGTACAGATTCCCATATCGACAATATCGAACCACATGAGGATTGGCCGGATGATAAAACTGAGGCCGACAAAGAACAAAGAAACATTGCTACCGTCCAAGCAGAGCCATGTGCCAGCTGTGTGCAGAGTAGGCACCACATGCCAACATTACGGCACCATTTTCTTGAGAGCCACTGCATGAGAAAAGCCGATAATCAACTCCACTGTACCATCTGCCAGCGTAATTTTAAATCCAGAAAAACGTACATACAACACCTCCCTATACACCAATCGTACAGCCTGTACGTATGCAGGTTTTGCTCGCAATCGTTCCGGTACCAACACCACCAGAAAAGGCACGAACTTACCCATTCAAAGGAGAAGCCCTACGGTTGTAAGTTGtgcccaaaaacgtttcccacAAAACACGATTTAAGGAACCACATTGCACAGCACAACGAAATGGCCAATAATAGGTGTGATGTGTGTTCGGTgcgttttaaaacattaaaaagtcTTAAAATTCATAAACTCAAGCAACACGATCAGGTGGCAAAATTTTTCGAGCCCTACGCTTGCGAGCACTGTGGCAAAATGCTATACTCACAGACGGCCGCAACATACCATGCTAATTACAAATGTAACAAACAATCTACGGAAGCTGGTACTTTCTTCATCCGTTGTGCGATATGCAAGCGGCAATTCGGGACGCGTACCCAGCTGGAAACCCACCTCGAAGCGGAACACACTACCGAAGAGCAACAGATATTAATTGATGGTAGGAAATCGGTACACCACGAGTGTGATGTGTGCGGTAGGAGATTTTCCCAGGGTATCACACTTAGACGACACAAGCTAAG GCACGAGGGCATCAAACCGTACCAATGCGACCACTGCCAGCGACGTTTCACGCAAAAGGGCACCCTCAAGACGCACCTTCGGACGCatacaaacgaaaaaccatATCTCTGTCCCGTGTGTGGGGACAGTTTCCGGTCGGCGGGAACGCTTCGAAACCACCGAATACGGCGATGTGGGAGCGGCGAAAGTTGA
- the LOC131272675 gene encoding dynein regulatory complex protein 9-like, which produces MCDLSMPNFHSTESSESEDVSETTTRASTAESHSHFEGPKAMFNEMESAMINIIIEEATYKLIVINRDGDKTSAPIVRKPPMHVRFDPSYKNQLLSENMVVDLAMGKMILVKLQNDISNLRKLLSDTHSEMAEFGTFETLQTFMDNDIQSEQEELILIRDSILNDKKLKHLQTQLEGVNRECKNVLKHLDDEIFDLETKVKDARIENDVKSKLVHQWERTRHEQARIIIQGKENELLQTSEQTKANIERELRLKSEIDVYINYCIDQISEKIAFWADKYQREIKALDAQIAEHKDKIVNLKVQFEEMTILFKHREKDLKICAEFMKEREQQLAIANKQMRSAIKIQAWWRGTMVRKGLGQFKRKKKQKPQKAPKKGKKAK; this is translated from the exons ATGTGTGATCTTTCGATGCCGAATTTTCACTCAACGGAATCGTCCGAAAGTGAAGATGTTAGCGAGACAACTACACGAG CTTCTACGGCGGAGTCGCACAGCCACTTCGAGGGACCGAAGGCGATGTTCAACGAGATGGAAAGTGCTATGATCAATATCATAATTGAGGAGGCCACGTACAAACTGATTGTCATCAATCGCGATGGCGACAAAACGAGTGCCCCGATCGTCCGGAAACCGCCAATGCACGTACGCTTCGATCCCTCGTACAAAAATCAGCTGCTGAGCGAAAACATGGTCGTCGATTTGGCGATGGGGAAAATGATTCTAGTTAAGTTGCAGAACGATAT CTCAAATTTAAGGAAGCTGCTCTCGGATACCCATTCGGAAATGGCGGAATTCGGTACCTTCGAGACGTTGCAAACGTTCATGGATAACGATATCCAAAGCGAGCAGGAGGAGCTAATTCTCATTCGCGATAGTATACTGAACGATAAGAAGCTGAAACACCTGCAGACCCAACTGGAAGGCGTCAATCGGGAGTGTAAGAACGTGCTGAAGCACCTTGATGATGAGATATTCGATCTCGAAACGAAGGTTAAGGATGCCCGCATCGAGAACGACGTCAAAAGCAAGCTCGTCCATCAGTGGGAACGTACCCGGCATGAGCAGGCCCGTATCATCATACAGGGCAAGGAAAATGAACTGCTCCAAACGTCGGAGCAAACGAAGGCTAACATCGAGCGCGAGTTGCGGTTGAAGAGTGAAATCGACG tgtACATTAACTACTGCATCGATCAGATCAGCGAAAAGATCGCATTCTGGGCCGACAAGTATCAGCGCGAAATCAAAGCGCTGGACGCGCAGATCGCCGAGCACAAGGACAAGATCGTCAATCTGAAGGTACAGTTCGAGGAGATGACAATTCTGTTTAAACATCGGGAGAAGGATTTGAAAATCTGTGCGGAATTCATGAAGGAACGGGAGCAGCAGCTCGCGATCGCCAACAAGCAGATGCGCTCAGCGATTAAAATTCAGGCTTGGTGGCGAGGCACGATGGTCCGCAAAGGGTTGGGTCAGTTCAAgcggaagaaaaagcaaaaaccacaGAAAGCCCCGAAAAAGGGtaagaaagcaaaataa